Proteins co-encoded in one Flavobacterium sp. M31R6 genomic window:
- a CDS encoding SusD/RagB family nutrient-binding outer membrane lipoprotein — protein MRKLLYISLASAAVFFGSCSQDDFADAYKNPANVETTTVAKQFAGFMKINYEDVIPSYWNYFTVLRTTSLTYTQAHGFTNLTGRFVPGAAVTNRWDRYYKFITQYRELEKVMASLPAAEQTEKRIFMITSTIYLYDHTAKMVDNFGDIPFSEAGKISLTGGDYASASAKYDNQTELYTMMLDQLKAFSTELNSITLSAGVGLEFKNQDLINKGNLDSWKNYCNSLRLRMLNRVSAVPAFAARANTEIAQIIADGKIVDENSENIAFRVYTQDTDLDTSGFVEALESWNNNVAPKPMIDHMNANNDPRKPWLFEEGVNTAGVYTGLDPLLASSVQDQLITDGKISTYNRSVISRNDWLPGTLINAAEVNLILAEYYARTGNAGTAKTHFEKAIRQSVEYYVRLGDKADDTTWKPTTEPTTAEVDAYIAKINFAGAATPAAQLQLIAFQKYIHYNIMQADESWAEQRRLKLPVLTFQEDETSSIRKTPPTRWTYPNSESVYNTENYNAVKANDNLSTKIFWDVK, from the coding sequence ATGAGAAAATTATTATATATATCATTAGCGTCAGCAGCTGTTTTCTTTGGCTCTTGCTCGCAAGATGATTTTGCGGATGCTTATAAAAATCCTGCAAATGTTGAGACGACTACAGTTGCTAAGCAGTTTGCTGGATTCATGAAAATCAACTATGAGGATGTAATTCCATCATACTGGAATTATTTTACAGTTTTAAGAACAACTTCCCTAACATACACGCAAGCACACGGTTTTACAAACCTAACGGGTCGTTTTGTTCCGGGTGCTGCTGTAACCAATAGATGGGATAGATATTACAAATTCATTACCCAATATAGAGAGTTGGAAAAAGTTATGGCTTCTTTACCTGCAGCTGAGCAGACTGAAAAAAGAATCTTTATGATTACTTCAACTATCTATTTGTATGATCATACAGCAAAAATGGTTGATAACTTTGGAGATATTCCTTTTTCTGAAGCTGGAAAAATTAGTTTAACAGGTGGAGATTATGCTAGTGCATCGGCTAAGTATGATAACCAAACTGAACTATATACCATGATGTTAGATCAATTGAAAGCTTTCTCTACCGAATTGAATTCAATTACTTTGTCTGCAGGAGTTGGTTTAGAATTCAAAAATCAAGACTTGATCAATAAAGGTAACTTGGATAGTTGGAAAAACTATTGCAATTCTTTGCGTTTGCGAATGTTAAACAGAGTTTCTGCAGTTCCTGCTTTTGCAGCAAGAGCAAATACTGAAATTGCTCAAATCATTGCTGATGGAAAAATTGTAGATGAAAACTCAGAAAATATTGCATTCAGAGTTTACACTCAGGATACTGATTTGGATACTTCAGGATTTGTTGAAGCTTTAGAAAGCTGGAACAACAATGTTGCTCCAAAACCTATGATTGATCACATGAATGCTAATAATGATCCTCGTAAACCTTGGTTGTTTGAAGAAGGAGTTAATACAGCAGGTGTTTATACAGGACTTGATCCACTGTTGGCTTCATCCGTACAAGATCAGTTAATCACTGATGGAAAAATTTCAACCTATAATAGATCTGTAATCAGTAGAAACGACTGGTTGCCAGGAACATTAATCAATGCGGCTGAAGTAAACTTAATTCTTGCAGAGTATTATGCAAGAACGGGTAATGCTGGTACGGCAAAAACTCATTTCGAGAAAGCTATCAGACAATCAGTTGAATATTATGTAAGATTAGGGGATAAAGCTGATGATACAACTTGGAAACCAACTACAGAACCTACAACTGCTGAAGTTGATGCTTATATTGCTAAAATCAACTTCGCTGGAGCTGCAACACCTGCTGCTCAATTGCAGTTAATTGCTTTCCAAAAGTATATCCATTACAATATAATGCAAGCTGATGAATCTTGGGCTGAACAAAGAAGATTAAAACTTCCAGTTTTAACATTCCAAGAGGATGAGACTAGCAGTATTAGAAAAACACCACCAACACGTTGGACATATCCAAATTCTGAGAGTGTTTACAATACTGAGAATTACAATGCTGTTAAAGCAAATGATAATTTGAGTACTAAAATCTTTTGGGATGTAAAATAA
- a CDS encoding M20/M25/M40 family metallo-hydrolase: protein MLKKIILLFVVAFLATEKGTAQSTFSTETFYKHDSYLASDKLEGRLVGTKGNNEAAAYIKKYFKKFGLKKFNDNYYQSFKVFIKPDINKMKSDSVSTQNVVGYIEGSDENLKKEFIVIGAHYDHWGWGGKGSGSKKKDTLAIHNGADDNASGVSALLSILEKCHNDKITTKRSIIFISFSGEEEGLLGSKYFVSHLPIDKSAVKVMINMDMVGRLNDKKELYMGGAGTFPDGVELMKKLGEGSGLNPIVFAGDVGGSDHVTFYKNDISAIGLHTGGHPQYHTPEDDSALINREGAVLVCQYIYNALTAIANYEQPLSFIKQN, encoded by the coding sequence ATGCTTAAAAAAATTATTTTACTTTTTGTCGTTGCTTTTCTAGCAACCGAAAAAGGAACCGCACAATCTACATTTTCAACCGAAACATTCTATAAACATGACAGTTATTTGGCTTCAGACAAATTAGAAGGTCGTCTTGTTGGGACAAAAGGCAACAATGAAGCAGCAGCTTATATCAAAAAATATTTTAAAAAATTTGGGTTGAAAAAATTTAATGACAATTATTATCAGTCCTTCAAAGTCTTTATAAAACCAGACATCAACAAAATGAAATCGGATAGTGTATCTACTCAAAATGTGGTAGGATATATTGAAGGTTCTGATGAAAACTTGAAAAAAGAATTCATCGTGATTGGAGCTCATTACGATCATTGGGGATGGGGAGGAAAAGGTTCTGGTAGCAAAAAAAAAGATACACTTGCTATTCATAATGGAGCCGATGACAATGCTTCGGGCGTATCGGCTTTGTTGTCCATTTTGGAGAAATGCCACAATGATAAAATCACTACCAAGAGAAGCATCATTTTTATTTCCTTTAGCGGAGAAGAAGAAGGTTTATTGGGATCCAAGTATTTCGTAAGCCACCTCCCTATTGATAAAAGTGCCGTAAAAGTAATGATCAACATGGATATGGTTGGCCGATTGAACGACAAAAAAGAACTGTATATGGGTGGTGCCGGCACTTTTCCTGATGGAGTGGAATTGATGAAAAAACTGGGTGAAGGCAGCGGACTGAATCCGATTGTATTTGCCGGAGATGTAGGCGGTTCAGACCACGTTACTTTTTACAAAAATGACATTTCGGCTATTGGGTTACACACAGGCGGACACCCGCAATACCATACGCCGGAAGACGATTCTGCTTTAATTAACAGAGAAGGTGCTGTTTTGGTTTGCCAATACATTTACAATGCTTTGACAGCTATTGCCAACTATGAGCAACCGCTAAGTTTTATCAAGCAAAACTAA
- a CDS encoding alpha-L-fucosidase, with translation MKKLALSLLFCSMSWMGIQAQTYTPSEGNMKNRKEFQDDKFGMFIHFGPYSVLGNGEWVMNNQNIKVTEYGRLINVFNPQDFDAKKWVGIAKSAGMKYITFTTRHHDGFSNFDTKLSDWKITNTHFKRDLLKELADECHKQGIKLFCYYSLLDWTRTDYQYETGKTGKGTGRTQKSDWDSYIRFMKGQLTELLTNYGKISGIWFDGHWDQLDNDTDKTLSSKVNWHYDEIYKLIHSLQPDCLISNNHHLTPIAGEDFQAFEKDLPGGNTSGFGGQSISQLPLETCETMNNSWGFNITDRKYKSTKDLLHYMINAASLNANFLLNVGPMADGTIQPEFVATLKEMGTWMEQNGNTIYGTRGGVMKTQDWGVFTAKDKIWYAHIINTPKQTEYIFIPEMKQKIKKCYLMDGKKELKFKQQPEGTFVYLDGVKIDSIDTIIEMQIQ, from the coding sequence ATGAAAAAACTGGCACTTAGTCTGTTGTTCTGCTCGATGAGTTGGATGGGAATACAGGCACAAACGTACACCCCTTCGGAGGGAAATATGAAAAACAGAAAAGAATTTCAAGACGATAAATTCGGGATGTTCATTCACTTCGGACCTTATAGTGTTCTTGGCAATGGCGAATGGGTTATGAACAATCAAAACATTAAAGTTACCGAATACGGAAGATTGATTAATGTATTCAATCCGCAGGATTTTGATGCAAAAAAGTGGGTTGGGATTGCGAAATCGGCAGGAATGAAATACATCACTTTCACAACACGCCATCACGACGGTTTTAGCAATTTTGATACCAAATTATCCGATTGGAAAATTACAAATACCCATTTCAAAAGAGATTTATTAAAAGAATTGGCAGATGAATGCCACAAACAAGGCATCAAATTGTTCTGCTATTATTCTCTTTTGGATTGGACAAGAACCGATTACCAATACGAAACTGGAAAAACAGGAAAAGGAACTGGTAGAACTCAAAAAAGTGATTGGGACAGCTATATTCGCTTTATGAAAGGGCAATTGACAGAGTTGTTGACCAATTACGGAAAAATTAGCGGAATCTGGTTTGACGGTCATTGGGATCAATTGGATAACGATACAGACAAAACATTGTCCTCAAAAGTAAATTGGCATTATGATGAAATCTATAAATTGATTCATTCACTTCAACCCGACTGTTTGATTTCAAACAATCATCACCTGACTCCAATTGCGGGAGAGGATTTTCAGGCGTTTGAAAAAGATTTACCAGGCGGAAACACTTCTGGTTTTGGTGGACAATCCATCTCTCAATTGCCTTTGGAAACCTGCGAAACGATGAACAATTCATGGGGTTTCAACATTACTGACAGAAAATACAAATCCACCAAAGACTTATTGCATTACATGATAAATGCAGCCAGTTTGAACGCCAATTTCCTTTTGAATGTTGGTCCAATGGCCGACGGAACAATCCAACCAGAATTTGTGGCTACATTGAAAGAAATGGGAACTTGGATGGAGCAAAACGGAAACACCATTTACGGAACCAGAGGTGGGGTAATGAAAACCCAAGATTGGGGTGTATTTACTGCCAAAGACAAAATCTGGTATGCACACATCATCAACACTCCAAAACAAACAGAGTATATTTTTATCCCTGAAATGAAGCAAAAAATCAAAAAATGTTATTTGATGGACGGCAAAAAAGAACTGAAATTCAAACAACAACCTGAAGGAACTTTTGTGTACTTGGATGGTGTGAAAATCGATTCAATAGATACGATAATCGAAATGCAAATACAGTAA
- a CDS encoding GLPGLI family protein — MKKILFTFFTFCAINLSFAQKVPKAIKITYQRTSNGKLVENQNLMFLFASKDLSLITSDKIMQQKADFPFEQTFVDFNTKTISQWAQLYATKSILSHDTEALGKQKFEFSNETKKILNYTCKKATTSVNSNKIEIWYTNELGLKGGPGVLGQDLGLVLETIRNGNSTLTATKIETLKAIPSVLAIPSVPAVDQLTYKDLLWKSRFVNIPVFNKEQIHFVSDAKSNDSIFRFASGTVIVRKIKFPEIKKGSAIYVDVTQQSNGDAYDRTGSVFMIPMDKKQSFLDGLKNGVKTLPAYENGNGKKYQGVVATDEYTPLLEMMRFFTPFGVKHFNYLELKNKAWQDSVIYRQDISLLQPKLSNQEVYIGMFIGNYDAGGHKASLNITIHQGEDNNPKGDFILPLFNTLNVMEMAGQEYSTMFDNEKGLEMTFEVPQGYKNFKLSYTTTGHGGWENGDEFLQKKNTILIDGKEVFGFTPWRTDCGSYRLSNPASGNFGNGLSSSDESRSNWCPGTTTNPNLIDLGNLTPGKHTIRVSIPLGKPEGTSSSAWNVSGFLIGEK; from the coding sequence ATGAAAAAAATTCTATTTACATTCTTTACATTTTGTGCAATCAATTTGTCTTTTGCTCAAAAAGTTCCAAAAGCAATTAAAATTACATATCAAAGGACTTCAAATGGAAAACTGGTCGAAAATCAAAATTTGATGTTTCTATTTGCTTCCAAAGATTTGAGTTTGATTACCTCTGACAAAATCATGCAGCAGAAAGCAGATTTTCCATTCGAACAAACTTTTGTTGATTTTAATACCAAAACCATTTCACAATGGGCACAACTGTATGCAACCAAATCGATTCTAAGTCACGACACTGAGGCTTTGGGAAAACAAAAATTTGAATTCAGCAATGAAACCAAAAAAATTCTGAATTATACTTGCAAAAAAGCAACGACTTCGGTAAACTCAAATAAAATTGAAATTTGGTACACCAACGAATTGGGATTGAAAGGTGGTCCAGGAGTTTTGGGACAAGATTTAGGTTTGGTTCTCGAAACCATCCGCAACGGAAATAGCACTTTGACAGCTACAAAAATTGAGACTCTAAAAGCAATCCCTTCGGTTTTGGCTATTCCTTCAGTTCCAGCAGTTGATCAATTGACTTACAAAGATTTACTTTGGAAAAGTCGCTTTGTGAATATCCCCGTTTTCAATAAAGAGCAAATACATTTTGTTTCCGACGCAAAATCGAATGACAGTATTTTTCGATTTGCGAGCGGAACGGTAATCGTTCGAAAAATTAAATTCCCAGAAATAAAAAAAGGAAGCGCTATTTATGTTGATGTTACCCAACAGTCGAACGGTGATGCTTACGACAGAACCGGTTCGGTTTTTATGATTCCAATGGACAAGAAACAATCATTTCTTGACGGATTGAAAAATGGAGTCAAAACATTGCCTGCTTATGAAAACGGAAACGGCAAAAAATACCAAGGCGTTGTGGCAACAGACGAATATACACCTTTGCTCGAAATGATGCGTTTTTTTACCCCATTTGGAGTGAAGCATTTCAACTATTTAGAGCTAAAAAACAAAGCTTGGCAAGACAGTGTTATCTATCGTCAGGACATTTCACTATTGCAGCCCAAATTGAGCAATCAGGAAGTATACATAGGAATGTTTATTGGAAATTATGATGCGGGCGGACACAAAGCGAGTTTGAACATCACAATTCACCAAGGCGAAGACAACAATCCAAAAGGTGATTTTATTTTACCCCTATTCAATACACTGAACGTAATGGAAATGGCGGGGCAGGAATACTCTACTATGTTTGACAACGAAAAAGGACTCGAAATGACTTTTGAAGTACCGCAAGGATATAAAAATTTCAAATTGAGTTATACCACAACTGGCCACGGAGGATGGGAAAATGGAGATGAGTTTTTACAAAAAAAGAACACCATTCTAATTGACGGAAAGGAAGTTTTTGGATTCACTCCCTGGCGTACCGATTGCGGATCGTACCGATTGAGTAATCCTGCTTCGGGAAATTTTGGCAACGGATTATCCTCATCTGATGAAAGTCGCTCGAACTGGTGTCCAGGAACAACAACCAATCCAAATTTGATTGATTTAGGAAATCTTACACCCGGAAAACATACAATTCGTGTTTCGATACCACTAGGAAAGCCTGAGGGAACCAGCAGTAGTGCCTGGAATGTTTCCGGATTTTTGATTGGAGAAAAATAA
- a CDS encoding GntR family transcriptional regulator, which yields MYEHLNKLPLLDHDSKIPLHKQVEEQLRELIKHPDFKDGELFPKEVDLAKRWGISRNTLRQAIAILVNENLLVRKKGSGTRVSQNRITTNLNNWMSFTHEMEDMGLEFKNLSVNVEMVPASAKVAKHLQINEGDEVLLLQRTRSIDDSPMVYFESYFHPRIGLSIEENFEIPLYEILGNKYNVVPVYSQEELKAIAASKRISGLLKIEKDQPVLERRRVVLDTARKPIEYNICYYRNDWFTYTIEIKRTI from the coding sequence ATGTATGAACATTTGAACAAACTGCCTTTGCTGGATCACGACAGCAAGATTCCGTTGCATAAGCAAGTGGAGGAACAATTACGTGAACTAATCAAACATCCCGATTTTAAAGATGGCGAATTATTCCCAAAAGAAGTCGATCTGGCTAAGCGTTGGGGGATTTCCCGCAACACGCTACGCCAAGCAATTGCCATTTTGGTAAATGAAAATCTTTTGGTTCGAAAAAAAGGTTCAGGAACACGGGTTTCTCAAAATAGGATCACTACCAATCTGAACAATTGGATGAGTTTTACTCACGAGATGGAGGATATGGGACTGGAATTTAAAAACCTATCGGTGAATGTGGAAATGGTTCCGGCCAGTGCCAAAGTAGCTAAACATTTGCAGATTAATGAAGGTGATGAAGTCCTGCTTTTGCAACGCACCCGAAGTATTGATGACAGTCCGATGGTGTATTTCGAATCCTATTTTCATCCACGAATAGGTCTTTCGATTGAAGAAAATTTTGAAATTCCTTTGTATGAAATTCTTGGTAATAAGTACAATGTGGTTCCAGTGTATTCTCAGGAAGAACTCAAAGCCATTGCTGCAAGTAAGCGAATCTCAGGCCTTTTGAAGATCGAAAAAGACCAACCCGTTCTGGAGAGAAGACGTGTGGTACTGGACACGGCCAGAAAACCCATTGAGTACAATATTTGTTATTACCGAAACGACTGGTTTACCTACACGATAGAAATAAAACGCACGATTTAA